The Pecten maximus chromosome 14, xPecMax1.1, whole genome shotgun sequence genome includes a region encoding these proteins:
- the LOC117342188 gene encoding serpin B8-like, protein MKQQRLSLILTMAFLQSLSSAKVFRDDGLHTDFQTSNADFTLEIYKRLTKMSTDGNLFYSPFSISAAMSMVYLGAREQTAAQMIPALRIQSLGQRVHDGYEDYLKVVLGKSDNVTLQIANRLYPDSKTDIVPSFIELCAKHYQADTKTMDYGQFETARKEINEWVSHQTAEKIKDLLPEGSLNPLTMMVLVNAIYFKGDWETKFDDKVTRDMTFHNLKGQQKTVKMMFQKATKFPLKYDDEFKCKVLELPYKGNSLSMVIILPDDTDGLPALEEKLTPSVLKGLTTEMPPVKVEVFLPKFKLKSGFELSKMFQSMGMTDLFDKSKADLTGIDASKMSYVSAIFHQAFVDVNEEGTEAAAATAVVMMKRSLPRPPLQFKADHPFMFVIKDNRSNTILFVGRFADVVEAQGKDEL, encoded by the coding sequence ATGAAACAACAACGGCTGTCCCTAATCCTTACCATGGCTTTCCTTCAGTCACTTAGCAGCGCTAAAGTCTTCAGAGATGATGGACTGCATACAGATTTCCAGACGTCCAACGCGGACTTTACCTTGGAGATTTATAAGCGTTTGACTAAAATGTCCACAGACGGGAATTTGTTCTACTCGCCTTTCTCCATCTCTGCCGCTATGTCCATGGTTTATCTTGGTGCCAGGGAGCAGACGGCAGCCCAGATGATTCCCGCGCTTAGAATTCAATCCTTAGGTCAGCGGGTGCACGATGGTTATGAGGATTACTTGAAGGTGGTTTTAGGTAAAAGCGATAACGTCACACTTCAGATTGCCAACAGACTGTATCCTGACAGTAAGACGGACATTGTACCATCTTTCATTGAGCTATGTGCTAAGCACTACCAAGCCGACACCAAAACAATGGACTATGGACAATTTGAAACTGCAAGAAAAGAAATCAACGAATGGGTGAGTCATCAGACAGCAGAGAAAATAAAAGACCTTCTTCCTGAGGGATCTTTAAATCCATTAACAATGATGGTATTGGTAAACGCTATCTACTTCAAAGGTGACTGGGAGACAAAATTTGATGACAAAGTTACCAGGGATATGACCTTTCATAACCTCAAAGGTCAACAAAAGACTGTGAAAATGATGTTTCAGAAAGCTACAAAATTTCCGCTTAAATACGATGATGAATTCAAATGTAAGGTTTTGGAATTGCCTTACAAAGGGAACAGCCTCTCAATGGTCATTATTTTGCCAGATGATACAGACGGATTGCCTGCTCTTGAAGAGAAATTAACCCCGTCCGTACTTAAAGGACTTACGACAGAAATGCCACCTGTAAAAGTGGAAGTGTTTCTCCCAAAATTTAAACTTAAATCGGGGTTTGAGCTTTCAAAAATGTTCCAAAGTATGGGAATGACAGATCTGTTTGATAAATCCAAAGCCGACCTGACTGGCATAGACGCCTCCAAGATGTCATATGTGTCCGCCATATTTCACCAAGCTTTTGTGGACGTGAACGAAGAAGGCACTGAAGCAGCAGCAGCCACAGCCGTTGTAATGATGAAAAGATCATTGCCAAGACCACCATTACAGTTCAAGGCCGACCACCCATTCATGTTTGTCATCAAAGACAATCGGTCCAACACAATTTTGTTTGTTGGAAGATTTGCTGATGTTGTTGAGGCACAAGGAAAAGATGAATTATAG
- the LOC117342191 gene encoding uncharacterized protein LOC117342191, translating to MAAAYAPPIVVPMHYVPSFKVDVRLHEPLAGGEATPRDIEIEMMSLCSQLDVLCKKELRDQQRKKTTEHGKVSGAFLDKATVVHDRMKQLLLKQKQDMSLGQYIVWRGLDRVFPRAATFLSKPDGLNLLDKKTGLDGYYQELACINQLLSLSMQINSDLHNLSDHKYIAHQLAILYQSVTSLDAACMETYKKSIEDNFKVVKTTLNEGGDGARLLSNEHKQWLINLTCSVVQTLTSFPTELTQEMVQPCLALQQT from the exons ATGGCGGCTGCCTATGCTCCTCCAATAGTTGTTCCTATGCATTATGTTCCGTCATTCAAAG TTGATGTCAGATTACATGAACCACTTGCAGGAGGGGAGGCAACTCCAAGGGACATAGAAATAGAGATGATGTCGCTTTGTTCTCAGTTGGATGTGCTGTGCAAGAAGGAACTACGAGAT caacaaagaaagaaaacaacGGAGCATGGAAAAGTGAGTGGGGCATTCCTGGACAAAG CAACGGTTGTCCATGATCGGATGAAGCAACTGCTCCTAAAACAGAAACAGGACATGAGCCTTGGG CAATACATTGTATGGCGAGGATTGGATAGGGTATTCCCGAGGGCTGCAACCTTCCTTTCTAAACCTGATGGACTTAATCTACTAGATAAGAAAACAGGCTTGGATG GTTACTACCAGGAGTTAGCCTGTATCAACCAGCTCCTCTCACTCTCCATGCAGATTAACTCAGACTTACACAACCTTTCTGATCATAAGTACATCGCCCATCAGCTGGCCATTCTGTAT caatCTGTGACATCATTAGATGCGGCCTGTATGGAGACCTATAAAAAAAGCATAGAGGATAATTTCAAAGTGGTGAAGACCACTCTGAATGAGGGTGGAGATGGGGCCAGGTTGCTGAGTAACGAGCACAAACAATG GTTGATAAATCTAACATGTAGTGTTGTGCAGACATTAACATCGTTCCCCACAGAACTCACTCAGGAAATGGTCCAACCCTGCCTAGCTCTTCAGCAGACATGA